In the genome of Brachypodium distachyon strain Bd21 chromosome 3, Brachypodium_distachyon_v3.0, whole genome shotgun sequence, the window TGTGAATTTGTTTATTCAGCAGGTCATTCTTTTTTGGGGTTGTTTAGATTTACCCCTAGTAGAGCACATTAAAAATGGCGTATCTTACATGAAACAGTGAGGCTACATGTTAAATCTGGTACCTGGTTCTATTTGATTATTTGTAGAGACATGTGAAGGCTGTAGCTATCTACTGGATGGATCTACTTACCTCAGTACCAATTTTTGCACAGGTTTTTGTTATAATTGGGAATCTGTAAATACTTTTTTCTTCGTGAAAACGCAAAAGCATTGCATCGCGTTGTATTGAAAAGGTAATCTGTAAATACTTTAATGCTATAAATTTTAAAGAAGCAACATGTCCCCTACTGGCACCATCTGTATCTCTCAATCTGTTTTTGTTAAGGAACTTGATATATACATGTGGACTGAAGTTGCAACAAAATGGTGACATCGATACTTGCGAAGAAAAATTTCCATGCTTCCAGCTGGTAGACAAAATAGCTTGAGCAAGCAGAAAACTGAAATGACAGAGCATCTGCATATATCCTTGCTTCCTTTTCCCATTATTTTTTTAAGTGGTTACTGGCTGTTATCTAACTCTGAACTTATTTATAGTTTCCTTTTGTACACTGAAGATTAGATTGCCCACAGAGCAGTTCAAGCTCGTAATGAAATGTAAAGTTTTTAGGAAAAAAGAGTCATATTCATGTGTTATTTTCCTCTATTCCTTTCTTTACTGCAATTCAGAAAATTGATTAAGTGTTCCATATGGATTTAGCAttaatatatagatacatcaGAGTGTTCTGGAATTTCATTTTTCATACCGTGCGCGGTGGCAGATTACCGAAAATGAGAACAAGGTTGTAGAAGATATGAACATTGTTGTATCTGAAAACAGGAAGTGAACTATCCTTAGCATGCAAGGGAACTGAACAAGTCCTTTAATGTGGGGGACTGACCAGCATGCTGCCCTACTACTGGCtgccggcagcagcagatgcCTCCAAAGCAGGCAGTGCGGACATCGTGCTCGTGTCGTCATTGAGGTGCATCCCCCATCTCAGCTACTTGTGGTGCTTAACGCTGTAGGTTCAAACTGGTgttctctccgatcctaaattcttgtcggagggagtacgtttTTAGGCTGCATCTCGTGTTACGAAATAATTTTATTGATTGTTTCAATTGAATGGATTGTTTGTTTATCTTAGCAAAGAGGCGTTGCATTTTTAACCCTGTTAGTACATGATTTGGCTTTTATtcggggcgccggcgccgagatGCCACAGTGGgtccgccgccgaccaccTGTGCCGCCTTGGCGCTGGTTGTGGCAgcgttcctcctcctccatgcccCGTTTGATTTCTTAAATTGTCTAATTTACTATAACTGCAGAGTGATTGAATGCACAACATAAGCTTCTGGAAGCATccctctcaaaaaagaaaaaagaaaaaagaaaacgaaagcTTCTGGGATCATGGAAAATAACTTTATCAGGTTTGTGCTTTGTGTTAGGATTTCACTCATCTTCTTGCTCACCTTGGTTCAGTGCAAAAGAGCCATAGGATCATTATTTCGAGGATTGACTGTTTGTTTGCTTCAACTCATGTGTAACTAAATGTTTGTTTTGCACCTTAATGCCAGGTTTATGTAGTGCAAAACCGACTGATACTTTATCTTCTCATTTAGTTCTTTCTCTGGTTGTAGGCAATGTGCTTATCAATGAAGCAAGGATCAGGTGGTTAAAGTCTACTGTATCTTGCTGAATCATGAGTGGCTCCGGATCAACCATGAGTCACCAAATATGCCATCAAATATAGCACATCTCCTTAATTTTGAGAAATTTTCTTCTAATTCTATCTTTACGTGGGTATAGTCACGGCATCATTTGTTCTCTAGATGGTTGAATGGTTCACTATTCCTTTATAATCACCGTGTGAATCGGTATTCCTGGGAAGATGGTTATGCATGGCGGAGGAAAAGGAGCCCTCTGTACAGGTACTCATCTTCCTTGAACTGTCTTCTTCCTTGAAGCAATTTTCATGCTGCACTCTGTTCTTTATTGCGGGTGTGATATAGTTAGGGGTTATGGGAAAGGGAGTGATTCTATATAGAGGCACCTTTCCTGATAAGAATTTCAGTTTGAAACTACACATCCAGGTAAGATGTTCAGTTAGTGATATCTTTTCAATTTTAACTTTGTCttgctttatttttttcagtaATACAACCTATGTTTGGCCCTGTCTTTGTAGAATAGAAATATATGTATAGTGTAATGCTGGTGGGTATATGGACCTACAGGATTTGAACCCTTGCAGAGTATATGGaggttttttttatggaaatcCTGGTGGGTGAAGTCATGACGGCATAACTTCACCACCGCACCAAGAGGTGGTCCTCAGTATAAGGAGCTCATAATCAACTTTTAGTGTGAGCACATAAACAAGCAGTCTTTTTCATTGTATAACTCTAGAACTTGCAGAGTATACGGAGcttttttttacggaaaaAGACTCGAGGGTCCTTGAGTCGGTCCTTGAGTGCTctttttccataaaaaaaaagctccaTATACTCTGCAAGTTCTGCTCTTTGAAATCAAAGTGTGTAGTAATGTTTTCTCGAATGGCATGCATGTTATGAGTACCATCTCCATGAAATACTTGTGTTAAATTCCCTAAGAGTTAAATCTTAGTGCATATGAACCTCCCTGAAAGCAAATGTCAGTGCATATATCTGAAATCTGATGAAGTTAAGAAGGAAATTACACGAACGGACATACTTTATCTTTGGGATGTGTTTAGCCAtgtttctctttttgtttGAAAAAATTAACAGAACCAGTACGTGAGAAAATTGAGCTGCATATTTGGGCATGCATTCCAGTCTAATGAAGGCATTTTTAAATATTCCGTTTTCATTATTAcatttgttcattttttttgggtaGCACCGATCATCCAGGCTCCAGAGTTTACAttgttttaaacaaatttgcaTATACTGAACATACTAATCGTTCTTTTGCTTGTACTATAGTATTCTGcgtctttttttaattttattttgctgATATGGATGCTCGTTGTGCTAACATCAGTGAGAAGAAATGTCTGAAAAATCAAGAGTACGTTGTAGAAGACGGTTTGCCAATACTGAAAATGGCCTCCTTCAGACGATAAATGGCCAGCTAGAGCTGAGGAGTTCTAATTGTACTCCGTACGAAAGATATATGAATTGAGAGGAGTTGGAATTGATTGATATCACAAGATACATGATCGCTTGAAGTTTGTAACTATGGCATGGTGGCACTACTTGCATCGATCGCGTTGTCCTAGCTAGTCGACTCTTGGAGACACAGGGCAGCTCTCCCCTCGGAGGCACTAGCTAGTTAGCGAGAGAAAGAGCTTTGATGAACAGCATGGTTCTCAAACCAATCGGATATTCGATGGTCGTGGCCGAAAGGGAACTCAGAAAGGCCCTGACGGATTCTACATTCCAATCACCATACAAGTTACTCTCGTGTGTGTGTCAAAAGATGGTGTTATCCAATGAGTGGGAAAAAAGGAACGTCTATGGCATGTTCTTGATGTCACCCAACCCAACAAGGCAAGCGACTTCATTTTACACATATGAGCAACAGAGCGCAGGATAATAACGAAAAGTGGCGCTTCTCTACCGTTTCCGCCAAAATCCTTACGGGGCTCGTGTTTGCTAAGAATTTTTCCTCGTACAGGATGCGTAAAAGCAGATACGGATCCCGGCCGGCCAGTGGCGTGCAAAAGCTCACACAATTTCACCGCTCCCGATCAGCGCGATAGATCCTTGTTTGGGGCATCGGTTCATCTGGACCCATAGGCTTTTGATGCTGCCGGTGCGCTGGTGAACGGGacgtatatatatgcacacacCGATGATCGCGAGTGCCTGCCGGTCGCAATTACCACCGTCACTCTACAACGTTGCTCACGTTTACTATGGTGAGCCGTGGGCTGTGGGTCTACTTTACTGCATACGTCGCTTAATTtctatcccaacggcgacggGTATCAAAGCTAGATCAGCCATGAACAAAAGGTCAGTTCGGGAGGGGTTGCAGGGTGCCTGGCTCTCTGATGTGGGGCCTGACCTGGGTGAGGTGGCTCTCGCCGAGTTCCTTGCCCCGTGGATGAGTATTCAGCGATTCCAGCTGGTGGACGATCGTGAGGATGCTCTGCTGTGGAACTGGTTCGTTGATGACGTCTATTCGGTGCGCTCGGCCTATAGACATCAGTTTGCTGGCTTGATGTCTGACCCTTTAGACCTGGGCACCAGGCAAGTGTCAGTTCTTCGCATGGTTGGTGGCGAAGGATTGTTGTTGGACGGCAGATCGGCTACAGAGGAGGGGGCTTCCTCACCCTTCTCAGTGTCTGCTTTGTTctcaggagccggagacccTTTCTCACCTCCTACTGGGTTGTGTCGTGGCGAGACAGGTTTGGGAGGTGGTCCTTGTGGCGTGGGATTGCCAAAATTGGAGGCCTAGCATAGACTCCAACATCCAAGAGtggtgggccggcatcacggGGCCTCGTGCGGTGATCAAGAGCTATCGGACGGCAGTCACTCTTGTGCTTTGGGCCATTTGGTGTCACAGGAATGATGTGGTCTTCAATGGAGCCATTCCTTCGGTTCGacgtatttttctttttgtgcgTGAGGAAGTGGCGAGGTGGGAGAGTGCCAGGCTGTTTAGAGCGGGCTGTCGCTCGCGGCCGTCTTGGCGAGTGGGTTGGTTGATGCTACTTAGTTCTTCTCGTGTTTTGGCCACTTGGTGGCGTTGTAACCGCTTCGCGGTGTTGTAACTGGCCTTCTGGTTTCTCCTTCTTAATCTGATAATGCACCCACTGggttgcattcttgaaaaaaaaagctagatCAGCCAAAGAaatatactttctccgtccaacaaaagatatctcaactttgactagatttaaatgcatctatacactaactcatgtctagatacatccaaatttgacaaatttgagatatcttttattgaacggagggagtacaaataaATAGTGCGATATAAATGAAACAATGAATAACCATTATTCATGATGAATTTGTTTTGTtcaattgagtttggacttgaaattttatacGTATATAGAAAAAACATCTATATTTTGTTACTTATGCAATTTTTTGAATTCATTTTGAACATATTACAATAATTTTCACAAAAATTACACTGTAAAGATGGTTTTCACATGATACGCCGTCCTTGTCAACATTCTACAATGTTTTTTTACGGACTTTTCACTCTAAagaatgtttttttagaggcTTACATCATAAAGATTGGTTTTCACGAAGTGAAAGATGATTTTTCATCTGATATAAGTCACCTTAATTACATCTCATGGCTTAGAGAAGCACATCTAAACTATGCGCTTCTCCTGTACAAAGGCTTCGTTATATATATCGTGCAAAATTTGTCAGAATTTTCGATGTGCTGAAAATAAGCTAAGAAATGCGGCTGTGTCAATGTTTCCAAAGTACACACACGGTCGCGGTCATCCCATGAAACACTGACCGGAAAGGAAGGAGAATACGAAAAACGGCGGTCAGAATCGAGTCAACAGCAACGAGTACCATCTACGCGATTGCGGCGGCTTATCCCGGTCGCACGATCCCatcagaaaaggaaaggagggAGTGGAAAGAAAGCAGCAACACGTGAAGAAACCAGAATCATCGATCAGGCTGCTGTCAACTTCTGTTTGAGAcgtctcgatcgatcgacttCAGTTGATTATTGCCACCGTGAAGAAAGAATCAAGTTTGGCGAATGGGCTCGCGtgccatttttttcttttcgaggGCAGGCTCGTGTGCCATTTGGTTGCCACATATAGTGCCTCGTGGACTTCCTCGATCGGACGCAATTCGGCATTTCGGTCCCCGCCGGCCAGATCAAGACCCTGGATTTGTCTATATAATCATGCCACAGATGAGTTTGTTTCTCTGCTATGAATAATTAATGGAAAGTGTCTCTACGTTCTTCTAAATCTTTTCCTTTGCGGGTGCAGCTGCTTAAAGCGCCGGCTTAAAGCAAGCCTAGCTGGCTagtctttttcttccttcttggAAATGCTTCACATGTCCCAGCTTTCAGTCGGACGGGCTTCTAttggaaaaaaatgtttccaAAACTAATCTTCCCATTGTGTTATATTCTGTGTTTTTAAACGTAATGCTTGTATTTCACGGTACAAGTGTTTCCACACACGCCTGATTTCATATGTCATTCTCTAGTTTTTCTTACCTGCAATAATAAAATTGTACTCACTCCGCTAAAAATAtagtgtattttttgtttcattaagGCCCTCTTTGATTAAGCTTTATGTGTAACTTTTGTTCTTAGCTTATAAGCCAAAGAAACACCTAGTTATGTGCTTTTAGCTTTGAATTTTGATTCtgacttgatattgttagatgatggtataagaaaaaaacaaagcaaaaagTCAAAAACTACACTTTAAGCCTAACCAAACAGAGCCTAAGACAAGTTTTTGACTAGCAATATGTCAATGTATAATTTACATGACATAAAACCAATATTGTGAGATTTGTATTCAAAAGTATTTTCTTGTGATTATGGTTTGTATCACACAAATCACATATTAATGATGTAAATGTTAGTCGTCAAAGACTTGTGTCAAAGACttgtattgtggaatggaCGGAGTATCAAATTTGGTAAACAATTGCATTACTAACTTTAGGTTGCAAAACGAATGTTGAACTTCTTGTTGATAAATCTAACCTAAATTTGAAGGTAAGAAGACTGATGTCGAATAgcataattttttcttttttgtactCCGTAGCTGGTAACCCCAGCAAACCTCGTTTGCTTTGTAATAAGGAAAGCAGGGTGAAAGcctattttctaaaaaaaaaaccaagtaATGTGACCCTTGGCTTTTTGTTACTCTTGCCATGCGTATCATCCACTAGATCTGTTTTTGTTGTGTCGTCTGCAATGACTTTGCATTGAGATTTTCCACTTGTCCGTCCCATATAGCTAGTGTCTTTGATATTTTGTTGATATGATCATCTGGTCGGTTACTACTCCGTCCACTGCATATATAGGAAATGCCAAATGTTACATGTGTGTGTATGGCCTTCCAACATCTGTTCAAAGATAAGCTACACAGCTTTAGTACGTGCGTCGTTATAGGTGGAAAAGACATATATGCTTGAAAGTTGCATGCACAACGGGTCATTTCCAGAGAAAATTGCTGCCAAGGTCACAGACGAGCTAGGCGGATTAATCGGTGACAAGGATTGCTTGCATGTGAGATGCATGGCGCGCCGTTTCTCCCATCGTGGCTAGCTATACAGTACTCCTATAAATAACCTAGCTAGCCCTTGTAGCTCTGTACCAAACCATTATATGCACCGAGAAGACGTATCATCAGCACCATACATAGATAAACCAAATATAAGTTGCTAGCTATATACACAAATATATACACACAGATATAAATATACTAGCTATAGAAATGTCGAATGACTCCTTGATTACGGGAAGGGTGGTAGGAGACGTGCTGGACCCCTTCCGTAGCACCGTGGATCTCGAGGTCCTGTTCAACGGCAGGCCCATCGTCAACGGCAAGGAGTTCCGCACGCCGGCGGTCTCGGACAAACCGAGGGTCGAGATCGGAGGCGAGGACCTCAGCGTAACATATACACTAGTAAGCGCGCGCGCCCATCGATCTTGGTTAATTTGTGCTgttatatactccgtatttatgTTCCTTGATTCCACACTGTTAATTTGTTGTAGTTAATTGTTCTTTGATTTCTGCATACGCGCACGTCTATTATAGGTCATGGTGGATCCCGACGCCCCTAACCCGAGCAATCCAACCTTGAGGGAGTATTTGCACTGGTGAGAGCAAACCCTAGCtagatacttcctccgtttatAAATTCTCGGTGCAGTTTTAAtaaaaatttgaattaaaatcacgacaaaaaCTTAGGATCGAAGCAACTACTGCAGCCAGTatgttagctagctaggttttGCACATATGCAGGAAATATGCACGCATCACACAAGCAACGGTTGATTGATATTCATGCACGACAACGATcgatgatatatatatatatatatgtatatatatatatacacagacAAGAACTATTCATGCACGACAACGGTcgatgatatatatatatatacacacgcGCGCGCGAACAACACCACATGCATACATGCTATCTAGTAGCTGTATGCATAAATTGAGAGTAGTATTGTAttttctccgtttcataattcttgtcgaaatattgctTGTATCTACACACATtataggaatagatacattcatttttagacaaatctgagacaaaaattatgaaacagaggcaGTAGTATTAACTGTACGTACGGCTTGCACCCATTTGCATAATGTCCTTTATCTTCcagatggaaaaaaaaatccgttcGATCATGCATGCGCGCACGACCATATATAATACTCCTATACATACAGTTCAGGATTGGGTACGTTAGCGGACAATTCAGAAGCGCGTAGATGCTAACTAACTATCGGCCGACCATTTTATGCCCATGCAGGATGGTGACCGATATCCCAGCATCAACAGATGACACGTACGGTGAGCATTATTCATTATATGCTTGTCCTCTCATATACTCCACTATATGCAATAACCAAGGACCGATTAGTTTTGACTGGATATGTCGATAATTCGATATGGATTTTGGGCAGGGCGTGAGGTGGTGTGCTACGAGAGCCCGGCCCCGGCGACGGGGATCCACCGCATGGTGCTGGTGCTGTTCAGGCAGCTGGGCCGGGACACGGTGTTGCCGCCGTCTATGCGCCACAACTTCAACACGCGGGCCTTCGCCCGCCGCTACAACCTCGgcgcccccgtcgccgccaaGTACTTCAACTGCCAGCGCCAGGCCGGCTCCGGAGGGCCCAAGTTCACCGGCCCATAtaccagccgccgccacccatgAAGTATCAAGACTATTATGAATAAACGAATAAAAACGtatgcctagctagctagcatcaCCTAGACATATAATCATATTTGTACGTGCTCCGATATATGGGTCCTAGATATATATACGTACGTCGATCCTcgcagaaaagaagaagaatatatatatatatatatatatatatatatattatatatatatatattatatatatatatatatatagacacacACATCTGTTTTTTGAGAACTCTATACATATTCTAGCGCTCATTGCAAAGCCATAAATATGCACTTTCAAGGCTCAAGAGAGAATGTCGAGATTATATATAGTTGTGTATCGACCAAGAACGAATGAGAATCGCAATGAAATTTCTGTTTTCTACGATCAACTTATCTTGTGTCGTGTCATGGCATGATGAACTAACTACTTACTACAAGGTGGAAGACGTGTGTTAAGCACTTACGGTAGCTAgctaatacggagtagttaaCTAGCATCACGAAAGTTAATGACCTAAAAAAGGGGTTCGCTATTTAGCCCACGACGAAAATGTGTGTGCTAATAAACCCTGGCCCAACAAATTAATCTTGACCTCCACCATGAATAGATTGAGTGACGGGCTTGTCTTTCAAGTGAGTTAGATAAACAGCATTTTGATTGTGATTTTGTAACTATATATATCATCGAAAAGTATTGTACGAAAAAATTATGATACTTCAAAGTTCACTTTTAGAGGGTACTATACGTACTACGCACTGCAACAAAAAAGCCCTGTAGAGACGTTCAATTTAGGGGTTAAAAACACTATAAATCATCTCTATCGCATCGTAGAGTCGATTTTGTAAGGCTTCTACATTTCAAGCGGTACGTGCATATCGGACGCCGGTGCAAAATCTGCACTTCTGATGCAATCACTGTGCAATTAATCCACTATCAAAATTCACAAGTCATGAAAAATCCATTCTTAGTCCCACAAGAACTCCTCAAATTTCTCATTTCcctccaaccaaacaagtagTGTTGGACAATGGCATGTAACAAAAATCACGAGAACGAAAAACAGAGGAAAATCATAGAagccaaaaataaaattaaaaaggGCAAAAATAGATTCTTGTTATTTCCTAGGCTTTCCAAATTTTTGTTTACCTTCgggattttatttttattaccTTTTTATGATTTCCAagttttcattttaaaccAAGTTTTTATATGAATGCCTTGTTCAAAGTTATTTAAAAATATCTAATTTTCTTTAAACCCAATTGCTTGAAAGTGCTTATGCACTTTTCGATTCGAACGGGCGCGCACGTTTCGCGCCGTCCGATTCACTTGGCGTTTCCGCGCCGTGCGATGCAGTTAGGACAGCCTCCCCCCGTCGGTCGGGCGGGCCCCATGTGTCAACCTGTTAAGCTCTTTCTTTTCAAAGCTTTGGGGGACGCGCCGTTGTCTCTTTCGCTTTCCCGTTCCCCATTCCCCCCTCGCGAACCCGACCGCGCTCTctgcgctctctctctctctctctctcgcgatTTCGCATCGGCGATTCCGGCGAGCTTCGTGTCGACGAGGCGCAGCGGAACAACAGCAAGGCCGTCGACAGTGTCGGGACGGTTGGAGGCGACGTCGGCGCCGAGTTtcgctggaggcggcgggggcaagGGTTTCGGCGAGGAGCGAGTTTTCACCGGCGATGCTATGGAGGTTCACGGGGGCTCCTGCATGTCGTAGGGCGCGTTGCTGAGGGCTCCGGGAGGGCGAACCCGGCGCTGAAATCCGGTGCTGGTGGCCACAACATCCCCGGCGGGCACATCGACCACCGCTGGCGCAACCAGCATGACTGCACGAGGGGGGACGCATCGACTACGGCGGCGAGCGTGCCCGCAACATCTACGGTTAGCCCCCCTCCTCGCACATCTCTCCTCAACATACCCAAACTCGAGCATGCGCGCACACCATCTTCAGTAGATGAATCCCCAGTAGATGCTCCAGGCTAGCGATATCATATTAGGGTGCCATGGACATTGGGGGGTAGACGTCTGGGACACATTTAATCTCCATAATCTGCGCCAATTCCAACCGTAACCAAATCAATTGGAATTGGATTGGAATTTTTGGACCCAGTTCAGTGCTGAGCACTTTTTTGACGGGTTTTTTTGGGCCCTAAATTGCATATGGCAACTTCTAATTCAGCAGAGCATTCTAAGTTGCTTATGTCATGCTTTTGTCCGTAGCAAATTATCACGGAGTTGCTTCTACTGTGCATGTATAATATGGGGTAAATTTGTTCAGGTAGTTGCCTTCTACTGGGCAATTTTTTCTCAGGGAGTTGCTTCTAAGGAGTATCATAAGTTGCTCATGTCCCATGATTTTTGTGTctctttttgccttttgttttagggggattttgcatttttttacaTGTCCCTTACTGTTGCTTAGGCAAATTCTTAGGAGTTGCTTTTTACTGTGCTTAGGCAAATTCTTAGTCCAATTCTTAGTGGGGGCACTTATATTTTTGCTCCAGGTGTTTTATCAGGATGCAACACTGTGTTTTAGGAGTTGCTTTCTATAGGAGAATCATTATTGTTCCCACTTTTTTAGGCAAACTTTTGACACATCTGTCCACGTCTAGGGGGTGATTTTTAGTTCCCAGTTTTAGGGCATAAACCTGTGCTGAATTAGAAGTTGCTAAATGAGCTATGCTATGTCTACATTTTCCCATTTTTTACAGGTTGATCAGTAACTGTGTATGCCCATTGTTTTCACTCATTGGGTTGGGTTGTTTTTATCCTGTTTTTATAGTGTTGTAAACTAGCCACAGAAAATTCTGCATATTTATGCATCCCTTGTTTCTGCAGGAGCTATAATGAACATTATCGAGGAAGGACCTGAAGATGATGAAACTGGGGGTTGAATCCATCGCTGCAGGAGACGCAATTCTAAAGCCATAGCAGAACCCATGGGAGGCATAGCAGGCGGTGTTGCTATGCTATCCCTAGAGGTACATTTTTTATGTTcttgtgttttgttttgtttttgcttttttaGGAACCCATGGTAATTATTTAACTTGTTTTTTACATGCAGCGTTCTCGCGAGGCTTCTGTCGCTGAGGCTCCCACGGAGGCAACTGTCGGCGATGCAACTATTGATGAGGCTGCCATAGGAGGGAATGCCGCCAAGGCCCCTAATGAAGTTGTCAA includes:
- the LOC100827075 gene encoding protein FLOWERING LOCUS T, translating into MSNDSLITGRVVGDVLDPFRSTVDLEVLFNGRPIVNGKEFRTPAVSDKPRVEIGGEDLSVTYTLVMVDPDAPNPSNPTLREYLHWMVTDIPASTDDTYGREVVCYESPAPATGIHRMVLVLFRQLGRDTVLPPSMRHNFNTRAFARRYNLGAPVAAKYFNCQRQAGSGGPKFTGPYTSRRHP